In the Nomascus leucogenys isolate Asia chromosome 5, Asia_NLE_v1, whole genome shotgun sequence genome, one interval contains:
- the MIA3 gene encoding transport and Golgi organization protein 1 homolog isoform X5, with amino-acid sequence MDSVPATVPSITATPGDPELLGPLSVLYAAFIAKLLELVATLPDDVQPGPDFYGLPWKPVLITAFLGIVSFAVFLWRTVLVVKDRVYQVTEQQISEKLKTIMKENTELVQKLSNYEQKIKESKKHVQETRKQNMILSDEAIKFKDKIKTLEKNQEILDDTAKNLRVMLESEREQNVKNQDLISENKKSIEKLKDVISMNASEFSEVQIALNEAKLSEEKVKSECHRVQEENARLKKKKEQLQQEIEDWSKLHAELSEQIKSFEKSQKDLEVALTHKDDNINALTNCITQFNLLECESESEGQNKGGDDSDELANGEVGGDRNEKMKNQIKQMMDVSRTQTAISVVEEDLKLLQLKLRASVSTKCNLEDQIKKLEEDRNSLQAAKAGLEDECKTLRQKVEILNELYQQKEMALQKKLSQEEYERQEREHRLSAADEKAVSAAEEVKTYKRRIEEMEDELQKTERSFKNQIAAHEKKAHENWLKARAAERAIAEEKREAANLRHKLLELTQKMAMLQEEPVIVKPMPGKPNTQNPPRRGPLSQNGSFGPSPVSGGECSPPLTVEPPVRPLSATLNRRDMPRSEFGSVDGPLPHPRWSAEASGKPSPSDPGSGTATMMNSSSRGSSPTRVIDEGKQTVLQEPEVPSVPSITSLAEHPVAVTMAPKGPPPFSGVPLMSSPMGGPVPPPIRYRPPPQLCGPFGPRPFPPPFGPGMRPPLGLREFAPGVPPGKRDLPLHPREFLPGHAPFRPLGSPGPREYFIPGTRLPPPTHGPQEYPPPPAVRDLLPSGSRDEPPPASQSTSQDCSQALKQSP; translated from the exons gTGAAGGATAGAGTATATCAAG tcacGGAACAGCAAATTTCTGAGAAGTTGAAGActattatgaaagaaaatacagaactTGTACAAAAATTGTCAAATTATGAACAGAAG atCAAGGAATCAAAGAAACATGTTCAGGAAACCAGGAAACAAAATATGATTCTCTCTGATGAAGCAATTAAATTTAAG GATAAAATCAAGACActtgaaaaaaatcaggaaattctgGATGACACAGCTAAAAATCTTCGTGTTATGCTAGAATCAGAGAGAGAACAGAATGTCAAGAATCAGGACTTG ATATCAGAAAACAAGAAATCTATAGAGAAGTTAAAGGATGTTATTTCAATGAATGCCTCAGAATTTTCAGAG GTTCAGATTGCCCTTAATGAAGCTAAGCTTAGTGAAGAGAAGGTGAAGTCCGAATGCCATCGGGTTCAAGAAGAAAATGCTAggcttaagaagaaaaaagagcag TTGCAGCAGGAAATCGAAGACTGGAGTAAATTACATGCTGAGCTCAGTGAGCAAATCAAATCATTTGAGAAGTCTCAGAAAGATTTGGAAGTAGCTCTTACTCACAAGGATGATAATATTAAT gcTTTGACTAACTGCATTACACAGTTCAATCTGTTAGAGTGTGAATCTGAATCTGAGGGTCAAAATAAAGGTGGAGATGATTCAGATGAATTAGCAAATGGAGAAGTGGGAG GTGACCGGAATGAGAAGATGAAAAATCAAATTAAGCAGATGATGGATGTCTCTCGG ACACAGACTGCAATATCAGTAGTTGAAGAGGATCTAAAGCTTTTACAGCTTAAGCTAAGAGCCTCTGTGTCCACTAAATGTAACCTGGAAG accagataaagaaattggAAGAAGACCGCAACTCACTACAAGCTGCCAAAGCTGGACTGGAAGATGAATGCAAAACCTTGAGGCAGAAAGTGGAGATTCTGAATGAACTCTATCAGCAGAAGGAGATGGCTTTACAAAA GAAACTGAGTCAAGAAGAGTATGAACGGCAAGAAAGAGAGCACAGGCTCTCAGCTGCAGATGAAAAGGCAGTTTCGGCTGCAGAGGAAGTAAAAACTTACAA GCGGAGAATTGAAGAAATGGAGGATGAATTACAGAAGACAGAGCGGTCATTTAAAAACCAG ATCGCTGCCCATGAGAAGAAAGCTCATGAAAACTGg CTCAAAGCTCGTGCTGCAGAAAGAGCTATAgctgaagagaaaagggaagccgCCAACTTGAGACACAA ATTATTAGAATTAACACAAAAGATGGCAATGCTGCAAGAAGAACCTGTGATTGTAAAACCAATGCCAGGAAAACCAAATACACAAAACCCTCCACGGAGAG GTCCTCTGAGCCAGAATGGCTCTTTTGGCCCATCCCCTGTGAGTGGTGGAGAATGCTCCCCTCCATTGACAGTGGAGCCACCTGTGAGACCTCTCTCTGCTACTCTCAATCGAAGAGATATGCCTAGAAGTGAATTTG GATCAGTGGACGGGCCTCTACCTCATCCTCGATGGTCGGCTGAGGCATCTGGGAAACCCTCTCCTTCTG ATCCAGGATCTGGTACAGCTACCATGATGAACAGCAGCTCAAGAGGCTCTTCCCCTACCAGGGTAATCGATGAAGGCAAG caaactgtTCTCCAAGAGCCTGAAGTCCCCTCAGTTCCCAGCATTACATCTTTGGCTGAGCATCCAGTAGCA GTTACTATGGCTCCAAAAGGGCCCCCTCCTTTCTCAGGAGTCCCTCTCATGAGCAGCCCCATGGGAGGCCCTGTACCACCACCCATTCGATATAGACCACCACCTCAGCTCTGCGGACCTTTCGGGCCTCGGCCATTTCCTCCACCCTTTG gCCCTGGTATGCGTCCACCACTAGGCTTAAGAGAATTTGCACCAGGCGTTCCACCAGGAAAACGGGACCTGCCTCTCCACCCTCGGGAATTTTTACCTGGACACGCACCATTTAGACCTTTAGGTTCACCTGGCCCAAGAGAGTACTTTATTCCTGGTACCCGATTACCACCCCCGACCCATGGTCCCCAGGAATACCCACCACCACCTGCTGTAAGAGACTTACTGCCGTCGGGCTCTAGAGATGAGCCTCCGCCTGCCTCTCAGAGCACTAGCCAGGACTGTTCACAGGCTTTAAAACAGAGCCCATAA